The following nucleotide sequence is from Syntrophorhabdaceae bacterium.
GAATCGTTTCTGCAGGATACGCAAAGACAGGGCAGAAGACGTATTGCAGGCAATCACGAGGAGTTTTATACCTTTGGTGAGGAGAAAGAGGGCACATTCAAGGGCGTACTTGGTTACCGCCTGAGCCGACCTGTTTCCGTAGGGCACACGGGCCGTGTCCCCGAAATAGATGATCCGTTCCGACGGGAGAAGTCTTTTTACTTCCCGCAGAACAGTGAGACCGCCTACGCCTGAATCGAACATCCCGATAGACAGCTTTTGCATGGCAAAAGATTATGGAAGACCGCTCGAAATGTCAAGCTTATAACCGAAGCGGCCACAGGAGTGCGATTGCATGCCATCATTAAACCCCTTATATTGTGAAAATATTAACAAAAAATTGTTGACAACCTTCCAATACGCGTTTAAAATTATCCGTCTAAACGGATTAAAGCAAGCGGATAACGAGCAGCAAATCAAAATAATAAATCAGGAGGTTCAGTATGGCAGATACAAAACCCGTGGCGGAAGAGAGCAAGAAGTTCCCACCGTCAAAAGCATTCGTCGACCAGGCGTACGTAAAGAGCCGCGAAGAATACGAAAAAATGTGGAAACAGTCCGTGCAAGACCCGGAGGTGTTCTGGGGCAACCTGGCTAAAGAGCTCGAATGGTTTAAGCCCTGGCTCAAGGTGAACAGGGAGAACTTCGCCAAAGGCGAAATCGAATGGTTCATCGGCGGCAAGACCAATATCTCTTACAACTGCCTTGATGCTCAGATTAAGAAAGGAAAAGGCGACAAGGTGGCTATTCTTTTCCAGGGTGAGCCCGAGGATGATGTCAAGAAACTTACCTACAAAGAAATGCTGACTCTGGTATCAAAGTTCGCGAACGTGCTCAAGAAAAAGGGCGTACGCAAAGGCGACAGGATTGCCATTTATCTTCCCATGATCTGGCAGCTTCCCGTGGCCATGCTCGCCTGCGCACGTATCGGCGCCATACACACGATCGTTTTCGGCGGTTTCTCGGCCGAAGCGCTCCGTGATAGAATCCTCGATGCAGGCGCCAAGGTGCTCATCACGGCAAACGGTTACTGGCGTTCCGGAAAGAACGTGAGCTCCAAGGCCAATGCCGATACAGCATGTGACCTGTGTGCAAAAGAAGGCCACACCGTGGACAAGGTTGTCGTGGTCAAGAGACTCGACAAGTTTGATGTTCCCATGAAGGCTGGAAGAGACGTATGGTTCGAAGAAGAACTGGCGGCGGCCGATATCAGTGACAACTGCCCTGCCGAAATGATGGATGCGGAAGACCCGTTGTTCATCCTCTATACGTCGGGCTCCACGGGCAAACCCAAAGGCGTGCTCCACACGACCGGCGGATATATGACCTACGTGTACGCAACGTTCAAATACATTTTTGACTACAAAGACAAGGATATCTTCTTCTGCACCGCTGACATCGGATGGGTAACCGGTCATTCTTATATCGTTTACGGACCTATGTCCAACGGCGCTACATCAATCGTATTCGAATCCGTGCCCACGTTCCCCAACCCGGACCGATTCTGGCAGATCGTAGAAAAATTCAAGGTCACAACCTTCTACACAGCGCCGACCGCGATCAGGGCGCTCATGAAAGAGGGAGAGAAATGGCCGCAGGGCAGAGACCTCTCTTCATTGAGGCTTCTCGGCTCCGTGGGTGAGCCCATCAACCCCGAGGCATGGCTCTGGTACCATAAATACGTAGGCGCAGAGAAGTGCCCCATTTGCGATACCTGGTGGCAGACTGAGACCGGCGGTATCCTCATCACTCCGCTTCCGGGCGCATGGCCGACCATTCCCGGGTATGCGACACTTCCGTTCTTTGGAGTTGACGCACGCGCCCTCCAGTCGAGAGCGTCGGCTGATATGCCGGCCGTGGATGCGCCAGTGAATGAGCAAGGCGAGCTCTGCATAGGTCGTTCCTGGCCGGGTATGATGAGAGGGGTCTTCGGGGAACCTGAAAGATTCTTCAATACCTATTTCGTGCAGCAGCCCGGCTTCTACTTCTCTGGCGACGGAGCCATCCGGAACGAAGACGGCTATTTCAGACTCATGGGTCGTATCGACGACGTGGTCAACGTATCCGGTCACCGCATGGGAACCGCAGAGGTTGAAGCCGCACTCAACTCTTACACCACGGCGGTGGCAGAGTCGGCCGTGGTCGGCTTCCCGCATGAGGTAAAAGGCGAAGACCTCTATGCATACGTTATTCTTAAGACGGGCGTGGCAGGGACCGATGCCCTGAAAAAAGAGCTTGTGGCCCACGTGAGGAAAGAGATCGGCCCTATCGCCTCTCCCGGTAAGATCCAGTTTGTGCCAGGGCTGCCCACGACACGTTCGGGCAAGATCATGAGGAGGATCTTAAGGAAGGTTGCATCAGGTGAGATTGATCAGTTGGGCGATATCACGACGCTTGCCGATCCGTCCGTGGTTGACGAGATCGTAAAAGGCAGACAGTAAGAGATTAGCTTAACAGGAATCAAAGAGGCCCTCGGAGTCCTAAAACGTCTCCGAGGGCCTCTTACTATCGAGACTGATGCTTAGCCCTGCACGTTTAAACGAGCAGAACCGGGCATCGTGCCCCTCTCAAGACCTTTTCAGCGATGGCACCCATAAGAATATGCTCCGGGGGGCCGCTCATTCCCCGGGAGGCAATCACAATAAGATCGGCTCTGGTCTCCTTCTGCTCTTTTAGAATCTCCTCATTGGGGACTCCAAGCACAATATTCGACGTAATACCGATGTCTTTTGATTTGACGACTCTGCGAACCTGCTTTTCCATAAGGTCCCTGGAGGCTTCCATTGTTTTCTTCTGGATCATCTGCATGGTGGCGTCATCAAGGCAATAGTAATCGGCGCATTGCTTTGTGACGACAATGACGTGCAGGAGATGGACGGCGGACTGGTATTGCCTCGCTATGTCGAGGGCCTTTTCCAGCGCCTCATCGGAAAACTTTGAAAAGTCGGTGGGTACGAGGATCTTCTTCGGTGCGAACATGTGGCCTCCTTAATCGTCATAATTGTGTATCTTTCTAGATTGTAAGGCTGCATTTAGGTTATGCAAGGGGTTAGCCGTCTTGGGCTCGTCGTGGCAGGCGAGCTTCACAGATCGGGGGGCGCTCATTACCGTTCAACAGATACAAAAAGAGGGGGGAGGTTCATATGCCGCCCATAGCTCCACGTATGATTGGACACAAGCGCTTTGAAGAAATGATCGCATTTATCAAGGAAACAACCAGAAGGCAAGGGTCGTGAGATGCCGGC
It contains:
- the acs gene encoding acetate--CoA ligase translates to MADTKPVAEESKKFPPSKAFVDQAYVKSREEYEKMWKQSVQDPEVFWGNLAKELEWFKPWLKVNRENFAKGEIEWFIGGKTNISYNCLDAQIKKGKGDKVAILFQGEPEDDVKKLTYKEMLTLVSKFANVLKKKGVRKGDRIAIYLPMIWQLPVAMLACARIGAIHTIVFGGFSAEALRDRILDAGAKVLITANGYWRSGKNVSSKANADTACDLCAKEGHTVDKVVVVKRLDKFDVPMKAGRDVWFEEELAAADISDNCPAEMMDAEDPLFILYTSGSTGKPKGVLHTTGGYMTYVYATFKYIFDYKDKDIFFCTADIGWVTGHSYIVYGPMSNGATSIVFESVPTFPNPDRFWQIVEKFKVTTFYTAPTAIRALMKEGEKWPQGRDLSSLRLLGSVGEPINPEAWLWYHKYVGAEKCPICDTWWQTETGGILITPLPGAWPTIPGYATLPFFGVDARALQSRASADMPAVDAPVNEQGELCIGRSWPGMMRGVFGEPERFFNTYFVQQPGFYFSGDGAIRNEDGYFRLMGRIDDVVNVSGHRMGTAEVEAALNSYTTAVAESAVVGFPHEVKGEDLYAYVILKTGVAGTDALKKELVAHVRKEIGPIASPGKIQFVPGLPTTRSGKIMRRILRKVASGEIDQLGDITTLADPSVVDEIVKGRQ
- a CDS encoding universal stress protein — encoded protein: MFAPKKILVPTDFSKFSDEALEKALDIARQYQSAVHLLHVIVVTKQCADYYCLDDATMQMIQKKTMEASRDLMEKQVRRVVKSKDIGITSNIVLGVPNEEILKEQKETRADLIVIASRGMSGPPEHILMGAIAEKVLRGARCPVLLV